One window of Enterobacter pseudoroggenkampii genomic DNA carries:
- a CDS encoding dihydroxyacetone kinase subunit DhaK, which produces MSRFFFNDRKQLVNDAIEGILLSAPHANLVKLDIDPAIRIVARGDWDKSRVAVISGGGSGHEPAHAGFVGKGMLTAAVCGDLFASPSVDAVLNAIVAVTGDRGCLLIVKNYTGDRLNFGLAAEKAKRYGLKVEMVIVADDIALPDNKQPRGIAGTALVHKIAGYAAEQGKSLSEVRDIAQQACDNLWSLGVAMQTCNLPGSDDEEGRIKQGHVELGLGIHGEPGASVVDTQNSKAIIDTLVTPLRAQAGEGRFAVLINNLGGVSALEMALLTKELAHSALKEEIAYLIGPAPLVSALDMKGFSLTLLKLNDFFEKAIHAEVETLGWQKPVAFAPLRTVAHSAIHDRVEYTPSDNPQVGEYVSSVTRTLIQLENRLNALDAKVGDGDTGSTFAQGARDIAQRLEENTLPLKDVSKLLLLVGERLATVMGGSSGVLMSIFFTAAGQKLHDGHALPDALLSGLAQMKQYGGADLGDRTLIDALQPALEALQKGNIQAAAQAAQQGAEATSKMAKAGAGRSSYVNKENLDGVMDPGAVAVAEVFNVLAQQ; this is translated from the coding sequence ATGTCCAGATTCTTCTTTAACGATCGCAAACAGCTGGTCAACGATGCCATTGAAGGCATACTGCTTTCTGCGCCACATGCCAATCTCGTCAAGCTTGATATCGATCCGGCCATCAGGATCGTCGCACGCGGTGACTGGGACAAAAGCCGCGTGGCGGTGATCTCCGGCGGCGGCTCAGGCCACGAACCCGCACACGCCGGGTTTGTCGGCAAAGGGATGCTGACGGCGGCAGTGTGCGGCGATCTGTTTGCCTCGCCGAGCGTGGATGCGGTGCTGAATGCCATTGTGGCGGTCACGGGCGATCGCGGCTGTCTGCTGATCGTCAAAAACTACACCGGCGACCGCCTGAACTTTGGTCTGGCGGCCGAAAAGGCCAAGCGCTATGGCCTGAAGGTGGAGATGGTGATTGTGGCAGACGATATCGCGCTGCCGGATAACAAGCAGCCGCGCGGTATTGCCGGTACGGCACTGGTGCACAAGATTGCGGGCTATGCGGCGGAGCAGGGGAAATCGCTGAGCGAGGTGCGGGATATTGCGCAACAGGCCTGCGATAACCTCTGGAGCCTGGGCGTTGCGATGCAAACCTGTAATCTGCCGGGCAGCGACGATGAAGAGGGGCGCATTAAGCAAGGCCACGTCGAGCTGGGTCTGGGCATTCACGGCGAGCCCGGCGCTTCCGTCGTAGATACGCAGAACAGCAAAGCGATTATCGACACGCTGGTGACGCCGCTACGCGCGCAGGCGGGAGAGGGGCGCTTTGCGGTATTGATTAACAATCTTGGCGGCGTATCGGCGCTGGAGATGGCGCTGCTGACCAAAGAGCTGGCGCATTCGGCGCTGAAAGAGGAGATCGCGTATCTGATAGGCCCCGCGCCGCTGGTGAGCGCGCTGGATATGAAAGGCTTTTCTCTGACGCTGCTGAAGCTTAACGATTTCTTCGAAAAGGCGATTCACGCCGAGGTTGAAACGCTGGGCTGGCAGAAGCCCGTGGCGTTTGCGCCGCTGCGCACCGTGGCGCATAGCGCTATTCACGATCGCGTGGAATACACCCCGTCTGACAATCCGCAGGTGGGTGAGTATGTCTCCTCGGTAACGAGGACGCTGATCCAACTCGAAAACCGTCTGAACGCGCTGGATGCCAAAGTGGGCGATGGCGATACCGGCTCCACCTTTGCGCAAGGGGCGCGGGATATTGCGCAGCGCCTGGAGGAGAACACGCTCCCGCTTAAAGACGTGTCTAAGCTGCTGCTGCTGGTTGGCGAGCGGCTGGCTACGGTGATGGGCGGGTCGAGCGGGGTGCTGATGTCGATCTTCTTTACCGCGGCCGGGCAAAAGCTGCATGACGGACACGCCCTGCCGGATGCACTGTTGAGCGGACTGGCGCAGATGAAGCAGTACGGCGGAGCGGATCTTGGCGATCGCACGCTGATCGATGCGCTGCAACCGGCGCTGGAGGCGTTACAGAAAGGCAATATTCAGGCGGCAGCGCAGGCCGCGCAGCAGGGCGCAGAAGCAACGTCGAAAATGGCGAAAGCCGGCGCGGGACGCTCGTCATATGTCAATAAAGAGAACCTGGATGGGGTGATGGATCCGGGAGCGGTCGCGGTAGCGGAAGTATTTAACGTATTGGCGCAGCAGTGA
- a CDS encoding GNAT family N-acetyltransferase, whose product MSVITPVATTMRRITEQDNPAIAAVIRTVSAEYGLTADKGYTVADPNLDALFQLYSQPGHAYWVIEQNGQVVGGGGVAPLSCSEPDICELQKMYFLPAARGQGLAKKLALMALDHARKQGFTRCYLETTAFLKEAIGLYEHLGFEHIDAPLGCTGHVDCEVRMLKSL is encoded by the coding sequence CGTCGGATCACTGAGCAGGATAATCCGGCTATCGCCGCCGTTATCCGCACCGTTTCTGCCGAATATGGCCTGACGGCTGACAAAGGCTACACGGTTGCAGACCCGAACCTGGACGCGCTTTTCCAGCTCTACAGCCAGCCAGGGCATGCCTACTGGGTAATCGAGCAGAATGGCCAGGTGGTGGGTGGCGGCGGCGTGGCGCCCCTCAGCTGCAGCGAGCCGGACATCTGCGAACTGCAGAAAATGTATTTCCTGCCAGCGGCGCGCGGACAAGGACTGGCAAAAAAGCTGGCGCTGATGGCGCTGGACCACGCGCGCAAGCAGGGCTTTACCCGCTGCTACCTGGAAACGACTGCCTTCCTCAAAGAGGCCATCGGCCTGTATGAACATCTGGGCTTTGAGCATATCGATGCGCCGCTGGGCTGTACCGGCCATGTTGATTGCGAAGTCAGGATGCTGAAAAGTCTGTAA
- the ahr gene encoding NADPH-dependent aldehyde reductase Ahr has product MSKIKSYAAPQAGAELELYEYDAGELKAEDVEVQVDYCGICHSDLSMIDNEWGFSSYPLIAGHEVIGRVVALGSAAQDKGLKVGQRVGIGWTARSCGHCDACISGNQINCLEGAVPTILNKGGFADKLRADWQWVIPLPDSIDIESAGPLLCGGITVFKPLLMHHITATSRVGVIGIGGLGHIAIKLLHAMGCEVTAFSSNPAKEKEVLAMGADKVVNSRDPDALNALAGQFDLIINTVNVDLNWQPYFEALAYGGNFHTVGAVMKPLPVPAFTLIGGDRSVSGSATGTPYELRKLMKFAGRTKVAPTTELYPMSKINEAIQHVRDGKARYRVVLKADF; this is encoded by the coding sequence ATGTCAAAGATAAAAAGCTACGCCGCTCCGCAGGCGGGTGCAGAACTTGAGCTGTACGAGTACGACGCGGGCGAACTAAAAGCAGAAGACGTCGAAGTACAGGTTGATTACTGCGGGATCTGCCACTCGGATCTCTCGATGATCGACAACGAATGGGGCTTTTCAAGCTATCCACTGATTGCCGGGCACGAGGTCATTGGCCGCGTTGTCGCGCTCGGTAGCGCCGCGCAGGACAAAGGGCTGAAAGTGGGCCAGCGCGTGGGCATTGGCTGGACGGCACGCAGCTGTGGCCACTGCGATGCCTGTATCAGCGGTAATCAGATCAACTGCCTCGAAGGCGCCGTTCCCACCATTCTGAACAAAGGCGGTTTCGCCGACAAGCTGCGCGCCGACTGGCAATGGGTCATCCCGCTGCCGGACAGCATTGATATCGAATCCGCCGGTCCGCTGCTGTGCGGCGGTATCACCGTCTTCAAACCCCTGCTGATGCACCATATCACCGCCACCAGCCGCGTGGGCGTCATCGGTATCGGTGGCCTTGGGCATATCGCCATCAAGCTGCTGCACGCGATGGGCTGCGAAGTCACGGCGTTCAGTTCGAACCCGGCGAAAGAGAAAGAAGTGCTGGCGATGGGTGCGGATAAAGTCGTGAACAGCCGCGATCCCGATGCCCTGAACGCGCTGGCGGGTCAGTTTGACCTGATCATCAACACCGTCAACGTCGATCTCAACTGGCAGCCGTACTTTGAAGCGCTGGCCTACGGCGGTAACTTCCACACCGTGGGTGCCGTCATGAAGCCGCTGCCGGTTCCGGCGTTTACCCTGATCGGTGGGGATCGCAGCGTGTCAGGCTCCGCGACCGGTACGCCGTACGAGTTGCGCAAACTGATGAAATTCGCCGGACGCACCAAAGTGGCGCCGACCACCGAACTGTATCCGATGTCGAAAATCAACGAAGCGATCCAGCACGTGCGCGACGGCAAAGCCCGTTACCGCGTGGTGTTGAAAGCAGATTTCTGA